CGCAGCTTGCGGGAACGAATGGGGTGGCGTAACTTGCGCAATGCCTTGGCTTCGATCTGGCGAATGCGCTCGCGGGTAACGCCGAAATATTGTCCAACTTCCTCCAGCGTGTTGCTGGTGCCGTCGACCAGACCAAAACGCATTTCCAGCACCTCGCGTTCGCGCTGGCTGAGTTGATCCAGGATGTCCTGCATCTGTTCCCGCAGCAACTGGTGGCTGGCGGCGTCTGCCGGACCGGGCAGATTCTCGTCCTCGATGAAATCGCCGAGATAGCTGTTCTCTTCCCGGCCGACAGGCATATCCAGGGACATGGGTTCCTGGGAGACCCGGTGGATGCGCTGCACCTTTTTGGCGGCCCGCTGCCACTTTCGGTGCAGTTCTGGATCGAGAGGGATATCGTGTTTGAGCGCCTCTTCGATGGCTCTCTTGTCCTCAGGCAATAAAAAATCCATCTCGAGAGCGATCTCTTCCGGCATAGGATCCCGCCCCAATTCCTGGACAAGTCGCCGCTGCACGCGCACCTGCCGGTTGATGCTTTCCACCATATGAACTGGAATGCGTATGGTGCGGGCCTGATCGGCGATGGCCCGGCTGATTGCCTGCCGGATCCACCAGGTAGCATAGGTGCTAAACTTGAAACCGAGCAGATGATCAAATTTTTGCACCGCGCGAATCAGGCCAATGTTGCCTTCCGAGATCAAGTCGGAGAAGCTCATGCCACGCCCAATATAGCGTTTGGCTACGCTAACTACCAGACGAAGATTGGAGTTAATCAGGCGGTTTCTGGCGCTGACGCCCCGGATGGCGATTTGATCCAGCTTGGCTCTGTCCTCAGGCTCGAGGTCTGGGTTCGCTTCCAGCTCTTCTTCCGCCGCATTCCCCTTCTGCATCAAATCGGCGTATTTGACCTCTTCTTCAGCTGTCAGCAAGGGCGTTTGCCCGATCTCGCGCAGATACATTCGCACGGGATCACTGGTGATCACCGGATCAGCCAGCTCCTGGATGACCACCTCCACGGGCTTGCTTACCTCAGCCTCGACTTCCTGTTCAAAGGCTTCGTCTCGCTCGATGGCTGGCAGGGGTGCCTCAGGTGCGTCATCTGATTCGTCCTTGTCATCGGCCTCGATGACGGTACCATCGGGAAGGATGCGCACGGCGACGGTCCTCTCCGTTTCATCGAGGTCGTCAAGGTCGTCGTCAGGCAGCACTTCCGGCTGCTGCTGATTCTCTTGGGGGTCCCTGCTCTCTTGTTCGTTATTTGCCATACTTATGCCCGTCAAAAACATCCGATCGAGTTTGCGTCCAACGTGGGCCTTTTCATGTTTCCCGATGACCGGACAGGTTTGAGGTTACAACTTGGGATTGGTCTGTCTGCGGCCCGTATGGGTACGGGCAAATCTCGTTTGCTGCAAAACTCGTAGTTGACCGCCAGCGTCATTCAAAATCTGTTGAATCGCCCGGGCCTCTTCGCTTTGACCCTGGTCGCGGGCCTCCCGACAAAGCACCGGAAGTTCACGAGTGCGATCCAACAGGGCGTCAATTCTGAGCTGGATCACCGTATTAACGATGTCGTCCACCAGTTGTTGACGCTGTAAGGGTGGTTGTTTTTTGCCATATTGCACGAGCTGTTCCAGCAGCTGCGCGACAACAGGGTCAGCACCGGGCCATTCACCATTTTCCTGGATGGCAGATGAGAGCAATCCTGCACAGATGGCGCGTAGGTCACTGCGAGGAAAGTCCTCCTCGTCGAGAGGTGCCGTGTTGTGCGACGACAATTCCGTCTGAACCAGTGGAAGCAGTTTCGGCTCTTTTACCAGATGGGCCAAACAGTGCACTGCCGAAGAGGGCCTTAGCTCCGAGTCGCCATTCTGTGGACGGATTTGCTGCTCCGTGACATCCGCGACAGCGGGGTAATCCTCCTCTTCCGCATCCTCCCACGTGCCCGGCAAGGGTGGTGAGGTCGGGCGTGGTGGTTGCACACTACGCTGTCGGAATACGGCACTGCGGATACTTCTTTCATCTGTCTGAACCAGTCGCGCCAACTGCTGGATGTAATGAGTGCGCTGAATATCGTTGGCGACTTCCTTGACCAGAGGTGCCAAACGGTCGACGGCCTCTGTTTTTCCTCGAGCGGTTTTTAGATCCACCTCTCGTTTCACAAGCCCCATAAAATAATCGACAACCGGCTGAGCTTCTTCTACCAGCCGGCGCCACTGATCAGGATCGGAGCGAATGACGTCATCGGGATCTTTTCCCTCGGGCAGCGTCATGATGCGCAGCTCGGCAGCCAGGCGTGCCTCATGGCGCAAAAGACCGCGAGCCGTTACCGTGGGCACCCATTCCCGATCAAGGGCTTCCCGGGCCTGACTGATTCCTCGCAGCGTGGCTGCCTGACCGGCTGTGTCCGCGTCGAGGGCAAGGATAAAGGTTTTGGTGTAGCGCTTGAGCTTTTTGAGCTGCTGCTCTGTCAACGCAGTGCCCATGCTGGCGACCAGATTGGGCTCGCCAAACTGATGAGCTGCCAACACATCCATGTATCCTTCGACGATGATCGCATGCCCGCGTGCCCGGATCTCCCTTCGGGCCATGTCAAGCCCAAATAGAACGCTGGATTTGTCAAAGAGCGGTGTTTGCGGTGTGTTCAGATACTTCGGGATTTGATCATCCTGCAGAGCGCGGGCGCCAAATCCAATCGTCCGGCCTCCCACGTCCCGAATCGGTATGATCACCCGGTCACGGAAACGATCGTAATGACTGACGCGGCCATCGTCATGATCTTTCTGGATGATCAGTCCAGCAGCCAGAATATCTTCCAGTTGATAGCTTCTTTCCCGGAGATGATTCAGTAAGCCATCCCAGCTGTCGGCCGCGTAGCCAATCGAAAACTGCTCGATGGTTGTTTCATCCAGCCCGCGCCTGGTCAGATAGTCCCTGGCGGTCTGTCCCTGGGCCGATCCCTGCAACATGCTATGAAAATAGACGGATGCTGCATGGTTGATTTCCCTGAGCTTGTCCAGATACTGGGCTTGCTCAGACTGGGCTTCACTGGGTGGCTCAAGACTGATACCGGCCTTGGCAGCCAGAATCTCCAGGGCCTCACGGAAGTCGACATTCTCCCGCTTCTGGATGAAGCTGATGATGTCGCCACCCTCACCGCAGGCGCCATAGCAGTGCCAGTATCCCCTGTCCTGGTAAACCACGAAGGAGGGCGTTTTCTCCTGATGAAAAGGACAAAGGGCCTTATAGGAACGCCCAGCCTTGCGCAGTGGAACATAAGCGGAAATAACATCAACGATGTCAAGCCGCTCTTTGATTTCGTCTACTACACTCATCAGTGGCCGGGTTTTTGATCGCCTAAAAAGGCCCTCTTGTTCAGGGTGTTGGCAAAATGGGAAGGTACTCGCTGCGTGAGTGAATTATACGGGCATGTGTACCTGATGTCAATTCAGGTGATCTTCATGACGATCGTACCGATGCGATCAGCTGCAATATTTCCCTGGTCAGCGGCGTTGCTCACGTGCCGGTACACCTCTCGTAGCCGCAGCGTGCGAAGCAAATGATCGAGGTCGACCGACTCGGCGAAAAGCTGGGCAATGGCTTCCCGATAGACCTTTTCTACCTGGTTCTCCCGCTTTTTTGCCCGCAGCGCATGTTCCTGAGCCACGTTGGGATTGCGTTGAAGGCGGGTCATGGCCAGGCTGAGCTCTTCGCATGAACGCCGGACTAACTGGATCATGCGCGCCAGGTATTGGTCTGGCTCGATTTCCAGGATGCGGATTTCTTCCAGGGTTGAGAATCCGTAGTCCATGACATCGTCGATGGCGAGCGACAGGTCGAAGATGTCTTCCCGATCCATGGGTGTAATAAAGGTTTTCTGTAGCTCGTCCACCAGGACTCGCCGGAGTTCATCAGCCTGTTTTTCAGAATCCCGTACCTTTTGGGCCGCGCTCTCTTGCCTGGTCTCAAAATAGTCTTCCAGCGCTTTCCAGCCGGCCACAGTGATTTCCGTCTGTTCTGTCAACAGTTTTATGAACACATCATCTTTGGAGCGAAAAATTCTTTTAAGTGCCATGCCAAACTCCTTCAGGGACCGATCCACGCGCTTAGGGGAAGATATA
The nucleotide sequence above comes from Chloroflexota bacterium. Encoded proteins:
- a CDS encoding DUF47 family protein, with the protein product MALKRIFRSKDDVFIKLLTEQTEITVAGWKALEDYFETRQESAAQKVRDSEKQADELRRVLVDELQKTFITPMDREDIFDLSLAIDDVMDYGFSTLEEIRILEIEPDQYLARMIQLVRRSCEELSLAMTRLQRNPNVAQEHALRAKKRENQVEKVYREAIAQLFAESVDLDHLLRTLRLREVYRHVSNAADQGNIAADRIGTIVMKIT
- the dnaG gene encoding DNA primase; translation: MSVVDEIKERLDIVDVISAYVPLRKAGRSYKALCPFHQEKTPSFVVYQDRGYWHCYGACGEGGDIISFIQKRENVDFREALEILAAKAGISLEPPSEAQSEQAQYLDKLREINHAASVYFHSMLQGSAQGQTARDYLTRRGLDETTIEQFSIGYAADSWDGLLNHLRERSYQLEDILAAGLIIQKDHDDGRVSHYDRFRDRVIIPIRDVGGRTIGFGARALQDDQIPKYLNTPQTPLFDKSSVLFGLDMARREIRARGHAIIVEGYMDVLAAHQFGEPNLVASMGTALTEQQLKKLKRYTKTFILALDADTAGQAATLRGISQAREALDREWVPTVTARGLLRHEARLAAELRIMTLPEGKDPDDVIRSDPDQWRRLVEEAQPVVDYFMGLVKREVDLKTARGKTEAVDRLAPLVKEVANDIQRTHYIQQLARLVQTDERSIRSAVFRQRSVQPPRPTSPPLPGTWEDAEEEDYPAVADVTEQQIRPQNGDSELRPSSAVHCLAHLVKEPKLLPLVQTELSSHNTAPLDEEDFPRSDLRAICAGLLSSAIQENGEWPGADPVVAQLLEQLVQYGKKQPPLQRQQLVDDIVNTVIQLRIDALLDRTRELPVLCREARDQGQSEEARAIQQILNDAGGQLRVLQQTRFARTHTGRRQTNPKL
- the rpoD gene encoding RNA polymerase sigma factor RpoD, which produces MANNEQESRDPQENQQQPEVLPDDDLDDLDETERTVAVRILPDGTVIEADDKDESDDAPEAPLPAIERDEAFEQEVEAEVSKPVEVVIQELADPVITSDPVRMYLREIGQTPLLTAEEEVKYADLMQKGNAAEEELEANPDLEPEDRAKLDQIAIRGVSARNRLINSNLRLVVSVAKRYIGRGMSFSDLISEGNIGLIRAVQKFDHLLGFKFSTYATWWIRQAISRAIADQARTIRIPVHMVESINRQVRVQRRLVQELGRDPMPEEIALEMDFLLPEDKRAIEEALKHDIPLDPELHRKWQRAAKKVQRIHRVSQEPMSLDMPVGREENSYLGDFIEDENLPGPADAASHQLLREQMQDILDQLSQREREVLEMRFGLVDGTSNTLEEVGQYFGVTRERIRQIEAKALRKLRHPIRSRKLRDYLV